One segment of Dromaius novaehollandiae isolate bDroNov1 chromosome Z, bDroNov1.hap1, whole genome shotgun sequence DNA contains the following:
- the LOC135324721 gene encoding G2/mitotic-specific cyclin-B1-like: MALRVTRHTRTAADATAKSSAPAAKRGAPAAAKAGLRPRTALGDIGNRVAEPQPRAALKKPPPAAAEKVAPRRAPRAAPKEEPPQPEPQPPPEPEPAKLESPSPTPMETSGCAPSEEMLCQAFSDVLLEVKDVDVEDGTDPNLCSEYVKDIYNYLRDLEEKQAVRPKYLAGQEITGNMRAILIDWLVQVQMKFRLLQETMYMTVAIIDRFLQDNTVSKKTLQLVGVTAMFIASKYEEMYPPEIGDFAFVTDHTYTKSQIRQMEMKILQALDFGLGRPLPLHFLRRASKIAEVDLEQHTLAKYLMELSMVDYEMVHFPPSKTAAAASCLALKVLDGGEWTPTLQHYMTYTESDLLPVMQHMAKNIILVNRGLTKHMTIKNKYASSKNAKISTIAQLNSAVIQNLAKPLAKAL; encoded by the exons ATGGCGCTCAGGGTCACCCGG CACACGCGGACGGCGGCCGACGCCACGGCGAAGAGTAGCGCGCCCGCCGCCaagcgcggggccccggcggctgccAAGGCGGGGCTGCGCCCCCGCACCGCCCTGGGCGACATCGGTAATCGCGTCGCCGAGCCGCAGCCGCGGGCCGCCCTCAAgaagccgccgcccgccgccgccgagaaGGTGGcgccccgcagggccccgcgggcggcgcccAAGGAGGAGCCGCCGCAGCCcgagccgcagccgccgcccgaGCCTGAGCCGGCCAAG CTGGAGTCACCGTCTCCAACGCCCATGGAGACGTCCGGGTGCGCCCCGTCGGAGGAGATGCTGTGCCAGGCCTTTTCCGATGTCTTGCTTGAAGTGAAGGATGTCGATGTGGAAGATGGCACTGACCCCAACCTCTGCAGTGAATATGTTAAGGATATCTACAACTATCTGAGAGACCTTGAG GAAAAACAAGCTGTCAGACCCAAATACCTGGCAGGCCAGGAAATCACTGGGAATATGCGAGCTATACTAATAGACTGGCTTGTGCAAGTACAGATGAAGTTCAGACTCCTGCAGGAGACAATGTACATGACAGTTGCTATCATTGATCGCTTCTTGCAG GACAATACTGTGTCCAAGAAGACATTGCAGCTGGTTGGTGTCACAGCTATGTTCATTGCCAGCAAGTATGAAGAAATGTATCCCCCTGAAATTGGGGATTTTGCCTTTGTAACGGATCACACTTATACAAAGTCCCAGATTCGCCAGATGGAGATGAAGATCCTCCAAGCCCTGGACTTTGGTCTGGGTCGCCCTCTGCCTCTACACTTCCTAAGGAGGGCTTCAAAGATTGCAGAG GTGGACTTGGAACAGCACACTCTGGCCAAGTACCTGATGGAGTTGTCCATGGTGGACTATGAAATGGTCCACTTTCCTCCTTCTAAAACTGCGGCTGCTGCTTCCTGTTTGGCTCTAAAAGTTCTTGATGGAGGCGAGTGG ACACCAACTCTACAGCACTACATGACATACACTGAGAGTGACCTTCTTCCAGTCATGCAACATATGGCAAAGAACATAATCCTAGTGAATCGGGGCCTTACCAAGCACATG ACAATCAAGAATAAATATGCCAGCAGCAAAAATGCCAAGATAAGCACTATTGCACAGCTGAACTCTGCTGTCATACAGAATCTAGCCAAACCTCTGGCCAAAGCGCTGTAA